One window from the genome of Nitrosospira multiformis encodes:
- the ku gene encoding non-homologous end joining protein Ku codes for MTTSGNRTLWKGAISFGLVHIPVALHSATSEEGLDFDWLDKRSMDPVGYKRINKRTGKEVDKENIVKGIEYEDGQYVILSQEEISAAYPKATQTIEIETFVSHTDVPFLYLERPYFVAPINKGAKVYALLREALHKTQRIGIARVVIQTKQHLAALIPSGPVLVLNLLRWGNEIRSWENLDLPAEGMKASAITEKELKMAEQLINDMSLAWNPEEYRDSFKDEIMKLVRQKAETGDIQSVVQPEQAETSAGGAQILDLTELLQRSLRKGGAKDDNHDETSVRKSVKDMHVSTRTGGAPKRRTI; via the coding sequence ATGACTACCTCAGGTAATCGGACCTTATGGAAAGGCGCTATCAGCTTCGGACTGGTGCATATACCCGTAGCGCTTCATTCCGCAACGTCGGAGGAGGGGCTTGATTTCGATTGGCTGGATAAACGCAGCATGGATCCGGTGGGTTATAAGCGTATTAATAAAAGAACAGGTAAAGAGGTCGACAAGGAAAATATCGTCAAGGGAATCGAATATGAAGATGGCCAATATGTCATTCTGAGCCAGGAGGAGATATCGGCAGCTTATCCAAAGGCTACGCAAACAATCGAGATCGAAACATTTGTCTCTCATACGGATGTCCCATTTCTATACCTGGAACGCCCCTATTTTGTAGCGCCGATCAATAAGGGCGCCAAAGTCTACGCGCTTTTACGTGAAGCCCTTCACAAGACTCAGCGTATTGGTATTGCGCGTGTGGTCATTCAAACCAAGCAGCATTTGGCTGCGCTCATCCCATCAGGTCCGGTGCTGGTATTGAATTTGCTGCGCTGGGGTAATGAAATTCGCAGTTGGGAAAATTTGGATCTTCCCGCTGAAGGCATGAAAGCATCAGCTATTACTGAAAAAGAATTAAAAATGGCCGAGCAACTGATCAATGATATGAGTTTGGCGTGGAATCCCGAAGAATATCGGGATTCCTTTAAGGATGAGATCATGAAACTCGTACGTCAAAAGGCGGAAACCGGCGATATCCAGTCTGTGGTTCAACCTGAGCAGGCGGAAACATCCGCTGGCGGGGCGCAAATTCTCGACCTTACCGAACTGCTCCAGCGAAGTCTGAGAAAAGGGGGAGCCAAGGACGATAATCATGACGAAACGTCAGTCAGAAAATCTGTGAAGGATATGCACGTATCAACCCGAACCGGCGGGGCACCCAAGCGCCGTACTATATGA
- the ligD gene encoding DNA ligase D → MSMALRNSLKAYRDKRNFSVTPEPDETGKDAEANEAALSFVVQKHWATRLHYDFRLELDGTMKSWAVPKGPSYDSSDKRMAIHVEDHPVSYNRFEGRIPAGQYGAGKVIIWDKGIWVPLQDPRKGYSDGKLKFELRGHKLKGHWTLVRMKGKEEGKQEPWLLIKEKDEYVRSSKEYSVVDELPDSVAGLESHRLKKATKPAAASATEKQKYAAGLPENAVKATLPPTLQPQLATLVDSLPAQSADWVYEIKFDGYRILCRIEGKKIQLLTRNGNDWSHKLPDLVKALGKLGLRSGWLDGEIVVLDENGIPDFQALQNAFDSSRTQGIVYYLFDIPFYDGYDLRGVSVTERRTFLKTFFEKSTPDPVRFSETFDAPAGDIVASACHMGLEGVIGKRKTSTYVSRRSSDWIKLKCGQRQEFVIGGYTSPQGSRVGLGSLLLGFYDDDKKLQYAGNVGTGFSDKTLHELKAKLKEIGSTYSPFNEAADIDRKAHWVMPTLVAEVSFGEWTRDGRIRHSVFHGLRTDKKAAAITREKPVHPITEKPAIMTSIPPSLRVTHPERVIDPSTGFTKMELIRYYSLVAPLMLEHLEGRPVSLVRAPDGITGQLFFQKHWEKENMPGVNQLDPALDPGHEPLLEISTAEGLLSAAQMNVIEFHAWNATKNAIGKPDRITFDLDPGEGVTWKLIQESAQLVRVFLNELGLRSFLKTSGGKGLHIAVPIKRLRDWDTVKDFSQAIVQHLARTIPQRFVSKSGPRNRVGKIFIDYLRNGFGATTVSAWSVRAREGLGVSVPVAWEELESLTSPSHWSASNIHERLDKGNEPWADYDATRQSILPAMKILGFKPGGGASSQAE, encoded by the coding sequence ATGAGTATGGCGCTGCGGAATTCACTCAAAGCCTACCGGGACAAACGTAATTTTTCAGTAACACCCGAACCGGACGAGACTGGTAAAGACGCCGAGGCAAATGAAGCGGCGTTGTCGTTTGTCGTGCAGAAACACTGGGCAACCCGGTTGCACTATGACTTCAGACTGGAGCTTGATGGAACAATGAAAAGCTGGGCCGTTCCTAAGGGGCCCAGCTATGATTCCAGCGACAAACGGATGGCAATTCATGTTGAGGATCATCCTGTTTCCTACAACCGCTTCGAGGGCCGAATTCCAGCCGGACAGTATGGGGCGGGTAAGGTTATCATTTGGGACAAGGGAATCTGGGTTCCTCTTCAGGATCCCCGCAAGGGCTATAGCGACGGCAAGCTGAAATTTGAACTTCGCGGACACAAACTGAAAGGTCACTGGACGCTGGTTCGCATGAAAGGCAAGGAGGAGGGAAAACAAGAGCCCTGGCTGCTTATCAAAGAGAAGGATGAGTATGTTCGTTCATCCAAAGAGTACAGTGTTGTGGATGAGTTGCCCGATAGCGTCGCCGGACTGGAATCTCATCGTTTAAAAAAAGCTACCAAGCCAGCGGCAGCCAGTGCGACGGAAAAACAGAAATATGCCGCGGGCCTGCCTGAAAACGCCGTTAAAGCCACTCTTCCTCCAACCCTGCAACCCCAGCTTGCAACGCTTGTGGATAGCCTTCCTGCTCAATCGGCCGATTGGGTATACGAAATCAAGTTTGACGGTTATCGAATACTATGCAGGATCGAGGGTAAGAAGATTCAGTTGCTCACGCGTAACGGTAACGACTGGTCCCATAAGCTGCCTGACTTGGTAAAGGCATTGGGCAAACTGGGTCTGAGATCGGGGTGGCTGGATGGTGAAATCGTTGTGCTGGACGAAAACGGCATTCCGGACTTCCAGGCCTTGCAGAATGCCTTCGATAGCTCGCGGACGCAGGGCATCGTCTACTATCTGTTCGATATTCCGTTTTATGACGGATACGATTTGAGGGGTGTTTCCGTCACCGAACGCCGTACATTTCTGAAAACATTCTTTGAGAAATCGACTCCGGACCCGGTGCGCTTCAGTGAAACCTTTGATGCCCCGGCCGGTGATATCGTTGCGTCGGCATGCCACATGGGACTGGAAGGCGTTATCGGTAAACGCAAGACCTCGACGTACGTCTCCCGCCGTTCCTCTGACTGGATAAAACTCAAGTGTGGGCAACGGCAGGAATTCGTGATCGGAGGCTATACCAGTCCACAAGGCTCGCGCGTAGGACTAGGTTCGCTTCTGCTCGGTTTTTACGATGATGACAAAAAGCTCCAATATGCCGGCAATGTGGGTACGGGCTTTAGCGATAAGACGCTTCACGAACTTAAAGCGAAGTTAAAAGAAATCGGGTCAACGTACAGTCCTTTCAACGAAGCCGCCGATATCGATCGGAAGGCCCATTGGGTTATGCCGACGCTCGTAGCGGAGGTTTCCTTCGGCGAATGGACGCGGGATGGCCGGATACGTCACTCGGTTTTTCATGGTTTGCGTACCGATAAGAAAGCGGCGGCCATTACACGTGAGAAGCCGGTTCATCCCATTACAGAAAAACCCGCGATAATGACTTCAATTCCCCCCTCTTTGCGAGTTACTCATCCCGAGCGCGTAATCGATCCATCCACTGGATTCACCAAGATGGAACTCATTCGCTATTATTCGCTGGTTGCCCCTTTAATGCTGGAGCATCTTGAGGGAAGACCGGTATCACTGGTGCGCGCGCCGGACGGTATTACGGGCCAGTTATTTTTCCAGAAACACTGGGAGAAAGAGAATATGCCGGGGGTTAATCAGCTCGATCCAGCGCTGGATCCCGGGCATGAGCCATTGCTTGAAATTTCAACGGCTGAAGGCCTGCTGTCAGCCGCTCAAATGAACGTGATCGAATTTCACGCCTGGAATGCCACAAAGAATGCCATCGGCAAGCCCGATCGAATAACATTCGATCTCGATCCCGGCGAGGGGGTGACGTGGAAGCTTATCCAGGAATCAGCACAGCTAGTTCGCGTATTTCTTAACGAGTTGGGATTAAGGTCATTTCTTAAAACCAGCGGAGGAAAAGGTTTGCATATTGCCGTTCCAATCAAGAGGCTGCGCGATTGGGACACGGTGAAAGATTTTTCTCAAGCGATTGTTCAGCATCTTGCCAGAACGATCCCGCAGCGCTTCGTGTCAAAAAGCGGACCGCGTAACCGTGTTGGAAAGATCTTTATTGATTACCTGCGCAACGGTTTTGGTGCTACTACCGTGTCTGCCTGGTCAGTTCGTGCCCGCGAGGGTTTGGGTGTATCCGTGCCTGTGGCATGGGAAGAGCTGGAGTCGCTTACGAGCCCCAGCCACTGGTCGGCCTCCAATATTCATGAACGCCTCGATAAAGGTAATGAGCCTTGGGCAGACTATGACGCCACCCGGCAGTCGATATTGCCGGCGATGAAAATATTAGGATTCAAACCGGGCGGAGGGGCATCCAGTCAAGCCGAGTGA
- a CDS encoding methyltransferase: MAQETSANIQQPRSDDRPLWDVAFAVYGYPALLIAHRLKVFALLEEGGRTLPEICDMLSIQRRPAEAILTAATALGFLSLQNGCYSLTARSEDYLLERSPYYFGFFWDMMIDNSQVFSYASLEQAVLTNSPQAYGGGDIYKSHDEQAELARRFTRGMHSISMTLATTWPSTLELDRHRMMLDIGGGSGAHSIGAALKLPGLHALVLDLDPICEVAQEFIARHNLQDRIKTHVADMWNDPFPEADLHFYSNIYHDWPAERGQFLTEKSFKSLKPGGRIIIHDVIYNDEKTGPFAPAAYSMLMMGWTEGASYSGPELSKMLRDAGFDDIQAYPAFGHYSIVTGIKP; encoded by the coding sequence ATGGCTCAGGAAACGTCTGCAAACATTCAACAGCCCCGGTCGGACGACCGGCCTTTATGGGATGTCGCGTTCGCGGTTTACGGATATCCGGCGCTACTGATAGCCCACAGGTTGAAGGTCTTTGCATTGCTTGAAGAGGGAGGCCGGACACTTCCCGAGATCTGCGACATGCTGAGCATTCAGCGCCGCCCGGCCGAGGCTATCCTGACGGCAGCCACGGCGTTGGGTTTTCTTTCACTGCAAAACGGCTGTTATTCTCTTACCGCACGCTCGGAAGACTACCTTCTCGAAAGGAGCCCCTACTATTTCGGTTTCTTCTGGGACATGATGATCGATAATTCCCAGGTATTTTCCTATGCAAGCCTGGAACAGGCGGTACTCACAAATTCTCCTCAGGCCTATGGGGGCGGCGATATCTACAAGTCTCATGACGAGCAGGCGGAGCTTGCGCGGAGATTCACCCGTGGGATGCACAGCATCAGCATGACGTTGGCCACTACGTGGCCAAGTACCCTGGAACTTGACCGTCATCGCATGATGCTCGACATTGGCGGGGGTTCAGGCGCTCACTCGATCGGAGCAGCGTTGAAATTGCCGGGTTTACATGCGCTGGTTCTGGACCTGGATCCGATATGTGAGGTAGCTCAAGAGTTCATTGCCCGGCACAACTTACAGGACCGCATAAAAACCCATGTTGCCGACATGTGGAACGACCCGTTTCCTGAAGCCGATCTCCATTTCTACTCCAACATCTACCACGATTGGCCCGCGGAAAGAGGTCAGTTTCTCACGGAGAAAAGTTTCAAGAGTCTGAAGCCCGGTGGACGTATTATCATCCATGACGTAATCTATAATGACGAAAAAACCGGTCCTTTTGCGCCTGCGGCGTATAGCATGCTCATGATGGGATGGACGGAAGGGGCGTCATACTCAGGCCCCGAATTATCGAAAATGCTGAGGGATGCGGGATTTGATGACATACAGGCCTACCCCGCTTTCGGGCATTACTCTATTGTTACCGGTATCAAGCCTTAA
- the smbP gene encoding small metal-binding protein SmbP: MTDSIKTLTYGIVTVLLSLAISIGLVHAEEDHGKKAKEHLEEAIKSGKEGSTKGILSHSEEARKELIEQNKDHPYTNLQKPIYGEHQKAEHDKEAFEEIEEAIEEAKEGHTQEAVEAVERASTHLREKEQSK, from the coding sequence ATGACTGATTCAATAAAAACTTTGACTTACGGCATAGTAACGGTTCTGCTGTCCCTTGCGATCAGTATCGGGCTGGTTCATGCGGAAGAGGACCATGGCAAGAAGGCCAAGGAACATTTGGAAGAGGCGATTAAGAGTGGAAAGGAAGGTAGTACGAAAGGTATCCTCAGCCACAGCGAAGAAGCCAGAAAGGAATTGATCGAGCAGAACAAGGATCACCCTTACACCAATCTTCAGAAACCCATATACGGCGAGCATCAGAAGGCGGAACACGATAAAGAAGCCTTCGAAGAAATCGAGGAAGCCATTGAGGAAGCTAAAGAAGGCCATACCCAGGAAGCTGTTGAAGCTGTGGAGAGAGCTTCCACTCATCTGCGTGAGAAAGAGCAATCCAAATAA
- a CDS encoding FkbM family methyltransferase: MNILSGFLAALYGMSGGYTKVNVKGQSIRIAVDNVRTLQRAKTYSMKEPDTLDWLDTFEPNSVFFDLGANIGQYSLYPAKKFGDAIQVYAFEPQCINYYLLNKNIYLNKLEKNITAYGVAISGVSEFSKLYIPKFSAGGNRSQFGKEDLKTMKRPASHIQGMFGVTLDDLCDKWGLPCPNYIKIDVDGIEIPIIKGAGNTLRNPNVRSVIVELGTPEEQEEAVKLLEQAGFKVKFKTTRNWGETCFIFERA; encoded by the coding sequence ATGAATATTCTGTCAGGATTTCTTGCGGCACTTTATGGTATGAGTGGCGGCTATACGAAAGTCAACGTCAAAGGCCAGTCCATACGTATCGCGGTGGACAATGTGCGGACGCTTCAACGAGCAAAAACATATTCCATGAAGGAGCCGGATACGCTGGATTGGCTTGATACCTTTGAACCCAATTCGGTTTTTTTTGATTTGGGCGCGAATATCGGGCAATACTCGTTATATCCCGCGAAGAAGTTTGGCGACGCCATCCAGGTGTATGCCTTTGAGCCCCAATGCATCAATTATTATCTGCTCAACAAGAATATATATCTCAATAAACTTGAGAAGAATATTACCGCGTATGGCGTTGCCATATCAGGGGTCAGCGAGTTCTCCAAGTTGTATATTCCGAAATTCAGCGCAGGTGGGAACCGTTCGCAGTTCGGGAAAGAAGACTTGAAGACCATGAAACGACCGGCCAGCCATATCCAGGGCATGTTCGGTGTAACGCTGGACGATTTATGCGACAAGTGGGGGCTGCCCTGTCCCAACTATATCAAGATAGATGTCGACGGTATCGAGATCCCCATTATTAAAGGTGCGGGGAATACCCTCAGAAACCCGAATGTCAGATCTGTGATCGTTGAACTGGGAACTCCTGAAGAGCAGGAGGAAGCGGTAAAGCTGTTGGAACAGGCAGGCTTCAAAGTGAAGTTCAAAACTACCAGAAATTGGGGGGAAACCTGTTTTATATTTGAAAGAGCCTAA